The window CCTTGGCCAAACATAGTGTTTATCATTTCAAGAAGATTCCCTAAGGCTGTACCCGTAATGTGATGCCTCGCCGCAAAACTCATAATCATCAATCCTGCTTCAGCCTTTGTTTGTCCTAAAGATGTTAACACTGTGTCCAGGTCTGGACTTGACCCAAGCATGTGGAATGGGTGAGTTGTTCCAATCAATGCCAGAGTGTCTACTGTCTTCGAATAGTATATCTCGGTATGGACTTGACCAAAACGTGTGCAATGTGTCACCCTGCCACCTGTCACCTGTGGTGCTACTGTTATTATTGTCATATGGACTGTTCACAGATAACTCACAGGGACCACTGTTGTCTCTTGAAGAAACTCTCCCATACACTTCTTCAAGTGGATCGGAGTTATCACCTGTGTCTCTTGAATTGTCCGCATCAATGCCAGACAGCCTACTGTCTTCATCACAAGGTTTTCCTGCTGCAAGTCTGCTGTGGCACTTTCTTGTTCTTGATGTTCTTCTTCCAAGGATTCATTAGTGTCGCCATCCCCATCTCCCACGAgctcttctctctcactctaAATGACACAAGGGGAAAACAACATGTAAATCCAACACAAATCTGATTATTCTCAAAATCAGAATCTGATACAGTAAACATAGGGTACAGTACTGTTAAGTCTGTAGTCTGTTTGTGGGCTGCTGCAgtaaagtacagtacagtgcagtacagtaggGTACAGTGCAACATGTCAAGTTTGTAGTCTGTTTGTGGGTGTAAGACGGGTACAGGCGTAAATCTGGGTAAGGCACGGTGCAGTTAAGGACACAAATTCATCATCaaacatctacagcaatgcACTTTTATGAAAATAAGTCATGTAGCTAATGCCATTCAGTTGATTCATCAACTTTTCACAGCCTAATATTTTCAACAaataagaagaaagaaaattgGCAACCAACAAAAGATGTGACCATGTAGGATAAAAGTGCAGTGTCTTACAAATATTGTTGTCGTTGGGACAGTTGAAGGAAAATCAGGCTCCAGATATTGCTGGTATTTCCTTTTTGGCATTCTGTGAAAAGCATTCAACCATTAGCCTATAAATTATAGTAACTAATGTTATATGAgacttgagagagagagagcgagagagcgcgcaagagagtgagagagagagagagggacagagagagaaagagaggggcagagagagagactcaggGGCCGTCCACATAGAAACGCTCTtttgtgtaaacgcacatgttttggatcgttttggccgatcgtccacatggatcctgtaaacgcactttttttaaacctggtctcagggtggaaaaatccgaaaatgTTGCCCTGTGTGGACAGTGAATCCACATACTTTGCgtatcgatgacgccatcgccccatcCGTCGATctctagccttcgacctcttACCCCCGCTacatctcataacaacaacatcaacaacaatggcggactacatgcttgtgtttgtgccgcataagatattgagcctttcttgcaatcACTCGCCTTGTAGTcaagtgtgagtcgcagcagcagtagtTCGACGTCATTATCGTTCCACACAAATGATTCTGGTAttcttgcactagccattttcgtcttgttgtgttcggtttctccttctactgtctgtttgttaacagtgcgcaagctttatgcgcatgttccgtctcttcttctctgtttttggtgaatttcaagcgccatctataggcctggaatatgaactacagcgtgaTGAGTCGTTTACAGTGGATCTGgttggacgcaaatattcttgaattGATGCCAAGGAAAACGGGGGAAAAAAGATCGTTTCATCCGTCAGTGGATCCGTTGCCTCTGAGCTTATAAATCCGGAGTGCTCCGGACGAAATGGAGCAATAGCACCGCAAATTGGGGGGCAGTATAGAGTCAGAAGTCACtccattgcaaaaaaaaaagattgtttcaGAGAGCAGTTTCGAAGAAGAGAGTAGTTGCCGGAAAttcgaagaagaagaagagtgtaCAACATTGGTCGTTTAAAAATGGCGCAAAATTTGGAGGAGAAGGTATGTGAGTTGGTGAGAGGTTACATATATTTGTACGATGCCACAGTGCTGGGTCATCGCGACAAACAGCGCTGTAGAAACAgctgggaggaaattgccagtGCCGTGGGACTGCCTGTAAAAATTGTCCAAAAAAAGTGGTATCTCGCCAGGGATAGATATATCTGAGCCCACAACAAGGCTCAGACCTCAAAAAAGAGcggggatgctgctgggggacCCGAACATCCTGTTCTGCAGCGTTTGGCCTGGCTGAAAGTTCACGTCAGACACCGAAATACCACGTCTAATTTTGATGTaagtgtattttatttatttattcattttactttCTTACTTTCTCAATAAAATTCAGATCGTCCAGCAGTATCTATAATCTTTTCATATACATCTTTTTGCTATATCTATATGTTGTCTATATGTCTTTATCTCTAAATTTGTTACTCCCCTACTTTTTTTGGTTATTCACATACTGTTTGTTACGCAAAGTATTGTTTAATTATGTCTAACTGTGACTTAAAAACAATGCACAACCAAAATCAGTACCATTCACAACCTATCAATCTCCATAAGTTAAACATGGCAAAACTCGAACTCCTACCAAAGTAAAccagatatgttttttttttatgtctcacACTCatgaaaaatattatataaacaATTTTGTACTTCTATTATAGACTCAAGACCAagctcaccaccaccaccaactgATGTGGGAAGCTCCCCCCCTTCTCAGAGCCCCCGGTCTGGAGCctcaaagaggaggaagaaaaatccACAGGTGGATCCTGTTGATGCAGCATTGCTGGGAAGGCTGGAGGAGTTGTGACCTGAGGCGCagcaaagtaaaaatgtttttagcaCTTTCAGCACATACCTGAACACTTTCCTTCAAGAGCTTCCTGCAGCAGATGCCAAGAAACTTGTGAAAGAGATTCAGCAGCTAATGCTGACATACCAATAAAACATTAGACTAGTACacttgatatatatatattttcagtttaattgttCATGTATTCATCTATATTTAAGACCCCTGAATGTCTTTCACAAATTGAATGGTTTTTTAACTGCTTTTGTAGGATAGTATGTgggcctgacatgggcagcaccataaatatattaatgtaggagacactgctcacacactactttgatatatatatgattattaatcactggaaATTAATATTTCACTCGtaaaatggggcaccacctccgtgtttagttattggaataatccgaaggacattattccaaacacctaactgtacaagttggcttggacagttagagtccattcaaaatcaatttattcaatctcaatattctgaagtagtgaattctttgcacgtatccatcggttctccatattaaaattaagttccagacaaagacaacgattatatatgtttattgactaaataatttgaggtaaaataaaagacatgacaattttagacgaacaacagataacagaaaatgttcctctgttgaggaactcttggtccgaaggcccagcggggtttccgccttgggagcgctgggggcagagtcggtctcggctgggagcacacaaagtctctttttgttggagactccttgcaaggcttgcaacgttcttcatcagatgatcacagtcttgaaaaatacttttcttggtggtttcaaatagtggtactcaagttctgattctgaaactaattcaacttcttctgaatcaagcggtgatactttaacagtataaaatcaaaaagcaaagaatttgttctattaaatcttgaataaaagtaaatacttaaagtagggattcaattcgcttgtcttggagcttgttgcaaaaataaaagtaaagattactttaaaaataaaaataaaaatgaaaaacaaagaagggaaaagaaaagaaaaaggagaagaagcagagggagaagaggacagggagagaagagtgcccggagaagaagagagaggggagaaggggagagtgtctgttttatgaccggctgcagcagactgaacggggaggccggctgacagtgtcacacctcctgtgatctgcgtttaggctcccaaaaagttaatctaactatactatttgtatttaacatttcgaaatcgtgttttaaccttcccaaaacttcaccatcttaaaagtcgaatttttgccttcgtgaaagatgcaacatgataatgatcatttgtcattaaagagaattataacctgattaagacatgaagtaCCAAggtatacaacatataacaataaggtgtacaatacacagtagaaccaaggacttatacatattccttgtagttctatctttaacaaaacatatcagacatttaactggtgaaTAACACAAGttttacacaaggaatgatgatctccAAGCAGGGGCGGATCTAGAAAATTATTTATGAGGTGGTGAGAGGGGGGCAGGAATTTTTGAGGGGTGGCAACATATGGCAGACATACATATACACTTAATTTAATCACAGTTATTACAGTTTGATGAGAAATAGTATGTAAACACTACACAAGGACATGGGCTGCTATTTACAAACTCATACAGACAACTTTATCTCATGCAATCAATATCTTGCATTTGAGCTTTCATGTGAAACAGTTCATATTAGGAATAAGTGACCATACAATGTGATCTCAATAATAGGAGATACTGTAGATGGGCCATTATAACAGGAAAGGCATTAAGGTACGACACAGGTGATAAGTGGCAAATGTGTGAGAGGGGACGCAAACAGTTTTTGACTGTGTCAGAGTGCCAGCGTTGCAGGCAGCATTTGTACAAGAAACTATCCAAAGAAAAACTTACCCATGAAGACCTATGGACTGAGCTGTACTAAGGTAAGCATAAATACACTGTGGAAATAAATAGGTCACGGCACTCAAACAAGGCACTGGACAtcacttttattcttttactcGCTTTTACTTAGCTTGAACAATTTTTTGCCAGATGAGATGAGGCTCACAGTTACTAAAGGGTATGTTGCATCAAAATCTCTACACACCTGTAGAGAAGtcacataaaaatacattttgctcCCAGTctgaaaaactacaaaaacactTTGTGAGTAGGTTCATACAGGCCATTTCTGGCCagttttatactgtatatacaaaggaagagacattaaaaaaaacaacaacaataactacaataacaacaacactgcTTCATGTTCAGCAGGGTTTACACTAGtgtcacattttaaactttttttctctcactttagGTGATATCAGATTTTCTCAGTTGCTAAAACAAAGATATAAATACAGAAACTATAAGTGCAGACTATGTTGAGGTTCGTCATTTTGACAGCTTTGTAAAGGCTCACCAGTAAGCATAACATGAAGCTGTCACAAATGTATCTAGATCTAATGCTTTTGTGCGTTTTGATTCAATGCTGAGTACAGCCAAACTCGATAGTCTCTTTTCTGTCATAGTAGACCGTCTTAATGAGCCTGAGAGATGAAAAGCTTCGTTCACAGGATGCACTGCTCACAGGTAAAACAACCGCTATTTTACACAACCTGAATAACTCATAAAAAACGTCCTGGTATGGGTCCAAAAACTGAGTGAACTCCATTAGAGTGGTAGGACTctccttttcccccttttttctgtCTAGTACTCTCCTCGTCTGATGTAACTCGTGTTTGAGATCCTCAATGTTTGAATCATAAGCTTCAGCCAATAACAGAACAGCTTCCTCTCTCAAAAAAGTTTGACTTGATGGATTTAGTGCCTGGACACCCTGCATAATGTTGCAATTTGTGTGAGAAAATCTTCGTTCTATTTCTCCAATCATGTTATCCAGAACTGGATagtacacagagacacaaaaattGTGTTTGCTATCTGGAAATACATGCTGTCCCAAAGTGGAGTGGATGACAGTATCCTGAAGCACCTTTGTTGTCTGTCTTGGCCTCTTTGGTTTTTGCTGAGTTGTATCAATGTAACTTCGTTGACATAAATCAAGTGCTTCACTCCACATTTCCTCAAAAGAGGCTTCACTACGGTACTGGACCAGTATCTCTTTAAGTGCTTCAATAAGTTGAACAACCTTAGCATAGTCCACTGTTTTAGACTGGAGCATGCCTGATAAAAATTTGGAGTCACTCAGGACCTTTCTGAACAGAACAAGAGATCCAGCAAAATTCAGATCAATTTGAGCCAATATCCCTCTTGCTTCAACAGCTCTTTGTGGATGGTTCTCAGATGCAATCTCTTCAAGCACCTGTACTATTGCAGGTAACCTGTCCATAACATTGCGACATGCTATGTGCCTACAGGCCCAACGTGTATCACTCAGCTGTTGGAGTTCCCTTGGTGCACCATCAAACATCTCCCGCTGCACTTCCAACCATTTGTTATGTACATAAGACCCAGACATGAATACATACAGTCGTTCCAATAATGAGAAGAAGTTTCCTGCATCTGCCACACAGCGTCTACTATGACTAAGTTCAAGCAGTGTGCACTACAGTGAACATAGAAGGCATGTTTGGctacttcttttatttttgcttgaaCCCCTGCATGTGCCCCGCGCATCACTGCCGCGCCATCATAGCCCTGGCCTACGAGGTTTTTCTTGTACTCCAGCCCATGCTTCTCAAGGAAGCATATAATCTTGTCACTTAAGGCAGCAGCATCCAGGTGTTCTGCCACCTCAAACTCCAGAAAGCTCTCATGAACCACGCCGTTGTAAAAATATCTCAGAACAAATGACATTTGCTCTTTTTTCTGAACATCTTTAGTTTCATCAACAATAACTGAAAACTGCTTGCTTGTTTTAACCTCCTGGATGATTTCCTCTTTGACCATTGCAGCTAAGCATTCAAGTATTTCATTCTGTATTGTTTTACtggtgtattttgcatttttagctTGTTGctcaagtctttttttaatgatgggGTTATGGTTACCCAGCAAGTCTAACTTGGACAGAAAAACACCCTTTTTTCTGAGTCGAGAGACTCCCTGTGACCCCGCTGTGCTATGTTTTCTGTGGCTGTTAGAACTAAAATTTCAGCTAATGATTTAATGTAGTACTGATTTTCAGCCACCTGCTTCTTTTTTTGCTCATCCATTACTCCAAACATTGAGGTATTTTTATCCATGATTTTCTTGTTCTCTGTCCATGCAAACATTGCATTTACATGGCCATCAGATCTGGCATGAGAACAGAAACCACTGTCTTTCATCGTAGCCTTTTTCCAGTTAGTATAACCCTCCAGTGAGGTGAAAACAGTCCTTGGAGCATCAGGGAGGGAAAAATGTctacaagcaaaacaaaatgctgcatCTTTCGATTGTGAGTACTCCAACCAGGGATGAGATTTATACCAGTCACTACAGAAGCTTCTCCTGGCTCCTCCCTGAAGGGTCTTAGGGAAACTCTCTCTCGTCGGCTGCACTGGCACCTCACACCTGGACTTGGATATGTCtagaagatggaggggaggaaagatTCAAATTGCATTACATCTGAAATAATTATACAATATAACAActagtaaaaacacaatcaatttGTAACCATCATTGATTAGTTATAACCATCAGactgtgttaacacacacactaacattttagccTGGGACTGTATTTTTAGGTTCACTTGTTTAATTTTGGAATTTAACCTGAGCAATAGATCTAAATTACATTGtacacaaaatattaaaattctgtccccatctcatcacactttAAAGTTTCCacaattattcatatttaagCAGACATGAATATTTGTATCTATTTGAAAGAGTATAAGCAATGTCTCTTAAATGCACCTTATAGAAAAATGTCTCGTCATTAGTTGTTCTTATTCATATGTAACTTAGTATACTATGCAGCAATTATTTCCATACCATGTGGACCAGTTCGACTAGTTGGTGATGGCTCAGGCACTCTCCTTTCCCTTTCACTGTCTGAGCCCTGCACGTTATCTAGTCTGTCgctttctccctcctccataTCGTCACCGCTGTGatgttctccctcctcctcctgtccctggTCGCCTTGGCCTTGTATTCTATCTCTGTCAGGTTTCGGTTGcccttctctctccccttcCACCTGGTCTTcgtgttctctctctccctccacctcttttctctctccttccacctggtctttgtgttctctctctccctccacctcttttctctctccttccacctcgtcttcgtcttctctctctccttccacttCATCTCCACCGTCTACCTTGCTCAgttgttcattttcttttgtcgCCTTTCTCTTTGGTGAGAAAAAACTACTAATGctacctttcctcttcatttctgtaAGATTGAAAGTAACTTTACGTTTTCCTTGACAGACGTTGACTCAATATTAGCTTTTGTAGCCTAACGTTACTTTACACAGAACTAATGTAAGACCTAACGTACACTCACGGTGTTCCGGACACTTCGCACAGTAAAAGTCCCATAAAATATCAATGCGCGGAAAGATAAGCCTGATTGGCTTATAGGTCTCTGGGGGTAGGTCTTACATGCATACCAAAGTTTGATTGACACATTTTGAGCCAATCGTTTGGGagaaattttgaaaaaacttATCGTAGTCACGGTGTCCGGACTACCGTGACTACTCACAGTAATCCGGACGGCTGGCCATTTCAACACACGGTATTCCGGACAGGTAAGAAGAAGTCATTTTTAACATCATAAAAACACTCATTTTAGTTGAATAACAGTCAGATATTGTATATTTCTTATTTCTAAGCATTTCtacattacttttttgttgaTAAATGCTTATATGAAGTGGCGTAGCGTCATAGTCATGGCCATGTGTTCAAAATGGCGGTGCACCACTCCAAAAAGATGCTAATTAACTGTATTAACGTTGATAAATTAATTTGTCAGAATTTAAATTCATATTGTAACGTTATATAGCTAGAAATACTGTTAATGTAAAACCAAGCGGAGAATTAATAAGCACAACTCTTGTGAATTTGaataattacacatttatttgaaaacattttaactctaaCGTTAACTCTCCCCCCCCCTTTCCCCACATGGCAAATAAACAAGAACGAACATCATATAACAGGTAACCCTaattaacttttcttttaatgatACTATGTACAttaaacttgtgtgtgtgtgagagaataCTATATACATCATGCAATCATTATttaatctttgtgtgtgtgtgttagaataCTATATACATTATGTAATCAttatttaatctgtgtgtgtgtgtgttagaataCTATATACATTATGTAATCAttatttaatctgtgtgtgtgtgttagaataCTATATACATTATGTAATCATTAtttaatctctgtgtgtgtgtgtgttagaataCTATATACATTATGTAATCAttatttaatctgtgtgtgtgtgtgttagaataCTATATACATTATGTAATCAttatttaatctgtgtgtgtgtgtgttagaataCTATATACATTATGTAATCAttatttaatctgtgtgtgtgtgtgttagaataCTATATACATTATGTAATCATTAtttaatctctgtgtgtgtgtgtgtgtgtgtgtgtgtgtgagacacatgAACAACAGTTACATTCACACTACATTCACACAACATTTATGACACAGCCACTCTCCATCCGGGACATCATCCATATCTACGCACGCTAAGTGAAACCAGAGTTCACAGAGCTCACACTGGACCCACTCGTCGATGTCTGCCTCTAACCCTGGTGGTGCAGTGTTGCGGCAGACTGCACAGTGGCCGGCACTGTCCAGTGAAGTGTTGCCTTTTCTTCTGCAACTTTCTTCCCTGgccctcttttctcctctctttctctccagctctgccttccttttcttcttctgttcctccttttccttctcctcgGCCTCCAGCCTATCAAGATGCTCAACATATTCGTCGCTGGTTATTACCCTGGCCTGTAGGGGCAACCGACGCCGTACTCCACCAGGTTTCGGGCCAAATGTGGGTGTGGTGAGTATGTTTGTGAGGGATTGTCGAATGAGGCCAGCTTCAACGaggtaattttttttatgccgATTACATGTCGGACATGTATCACCAGCAGGGGACACAGATGGTGGAGTGGACGATGCAGCAGCCGGTGGACAGGTGGAGGTCGACACAGCAGCTGGTGGAGTGGAGGAGGTCGACGCAGCAGCTGGTGGAGTGGAGGAGGTCGACGCAGCAGCTGGTGGAGTGGAGGAGGTCGACgcagcggaggaggaggtgggcaCGAGCTTTACAATCTAGATAAAGATTTCTCGGGTTAAAAACTAGTATTCTTCACACTAAGTAAGATTTAAGGTGCATAATAGAATTAATATGAATGATtataggaaataaaataaagaagctAACCTGCGTCATGTCCACTGCCTCTTTCGACAGGGGATGGATGCCTGCCTTCTTGAAGCCCGCCATGATGTTTGCTGGTGTGACAGCCTTCTCATGGGCATGCCTGAGGACTGAGGAGAACTGTTTTTTGCCAATTACCATGTCTCCCCTCACCAGGCCCATGCGACTAGCCAGGGTGCTGAATACGGCCTTCAGCGGGTTAAAAATGCTGATGTCCAGCGGCTGGAGCATGTGAGTGGTGTGTGGGGGGAGCAGCACAATTTCTATTGAATTTTGCCTGCACATGTCTATAACATGGTGGCCACAGTGGGTTTCATGTTGATCCATTATTAAAACTAAGGGGCGTTCTTGGGGGGCATGTTTTATAAAATGATTTAGCCACTTTGTGAAGAGCTCGGTGGTCATATAGCCCTTTTCACTGTAACTATACAAACTAAATTTGGGTCCATCCAAGGCATAGGAGACGCTTGGAAGGCAGCGGGGGTAAATTATGAAGGGAGGGATGTGTGCTCCAGCCGCACTCACAGCCATGTGCACTGTGATGTGCTCCCTGGTGGTGGTCTGCTGGCGGTACACGTGCCTCTTCCCCTTCTGGCACACCACCTTCTCCCTTGACTTTGGCTTATCACCAAAGCCAGTCTCGTCACAGTTCCAGATGAGGTGAGGTTTGTCATGGAGACTGTGTTTATCCAGGATGTTCCCGAAAAGGCAAAAAAACCTTTCAATTGCCTCAGGTGTGGCGGCAAGGACCCTGGCCCTATCGAGGGAGTCCGGTGTCCGGGTGGTCAGCTCTGGGTGGCGTTCTTTAAAGCGGGACCACCAGTTGTCACTGAGGCCCTTCTCAATGTTGGTGAGTGTCTTCCTCCCGCTGTCTTTAATTGTCTCTAGGGCGAGACTCTTTATAATGGCCCTCGTCAGGGGAAAGCCATGATCCGCCATCCAGATAACGTAGTTAACCAGGGCTTCTTCCTCCTCTAGATTGACAGCCCTGTTTGGATGGGGACCACACTGAAACTTCCCCAATTTGTGGTCGGCAAGTGTTGAGCGGGGAATGGCGTACTTCGCTGCCACTTTCCTCACACTGGCACCTTGTTTGATTTCTGACACTGCTGCCAGAAGTGTTTCCCTCGTGTATGGCTTTTTCCCTGACATTCTTGCCTAACAGTTGATTtaagaatatatatttagaATTTGGAAGCATTTCTGTAACTCAAGTTGTTAAATCTGATATTTATGGATTTTGTCTTTTCAcagcaggggagagagaggccAGGACGCACCAGAGCAGAGAGGGGCTGGACCGGAGAGCAACTTGTTCTAACGTTAACGTTatgttcttcttcttatttttattattattatgttcattttattttatcatgttCATTATATTaatgttcattttaatttgttaataAAATTATTTCCTTTAACTTTAGACTCCCTTTATTTGTatgaatttaacattttaacaacttTTAACGTTATAACAAGCTTGAGCCGTGGACAATAATGTTGACTTTCATGGCAAATATTgacaaaatatgtattattaaCATATTAAGTTAAGTTAACATTATGACTTTGATAATACTTTGTTAACGTTAATACAAATGTGTGATGTCCCGAACCAGAAACACAGATGTGTTGAACTTTAAGACAGTTAACGTTATTTTGAGAGTGAGGTGTTGTTTCAGTGTTGGTGCACTAATGCGCCTTTTGCGCTCAGATCACATCGGACAAAGTGAGGGTGTATCACTtcacaaagtaaaaatacttgCAAGAAGTAACTCCTTAGTACTTTAGAAACGTTTCTGTCATTTTGCTGGCGggttatcatgttttaaaacCGGCCCTCTGCTCCTCCCCACCACGAAGCGTCCGGCCATAAAACCCTCCCCCCGCCATTTTGTGAACGTTCATAGGAGCACGCTGGAAACTCACGTGGATTTCTCCGAAATGACTGGCTCTTGAAGAAAGGGAGTGGTCGGAGTCGAAAGAGGAAGGGTCAGGGGTGACGCGGATATATATAGTGCCCATGACCCGGAAGTATTTATTTATAGAATTTGCGGCAAAAGGTCAAGTGTCCGGAATACCGTGATGTCCGGAATACCGTGAGTGTACGTTAGCAAACATGACATGTATTATAACGttacatgtaatgttagctaggtctGACGTTAGTTCATGATGTATAGTTAGCGAAATAACGTTCTTCAACTTGATTTTTATCACCTCAAAATCAGCTTCGCGACTATATTAGCACTGTgctttcattattatttcatttcttgatagATAATAGTTAATcagtttttacctctttcctGCCGTGTTTCCTCTCCAGTAGCG is drawn from Sparus aurata chromosome 8, fSpaAur1.1, whole genome shotgun sequence and contains these coding sequences:
- the LOC115586232 gene encoding uncharacterized protein LOC115586232 isoform X1, which translates into the protein MSASNPGGAVLRQTAQWPALSSEVLPFLLQLSSLALFSPLFLSSSAFLFFFCSSFSFSSASSLSRCSTYSSLVITLACRGNRRRTPPGFGPNVGVQGTQMVEWTMQQPVDRWRSTQQLVEWRRSTQQLVEWRRSTQQLVEWRRSTQRRRRGWMPAFLKPAMMFAGVTAFSWACLRTEENCFLPITMSPLTRPMRLARVLNTAFSGLKMLMSSGWSM
- the LOC115586232 gene encoding uncharacterized protein LOC115586232 isoform X2, whose product is MSASNPGGAVLRQTAQWPALSSEVLPFLLQLSSLALFSPLFLSSSAFLFFFCSSFSFSSASSLSRCSTYSSLVITLACRGNRRRTPPGFGPNVGVGTQMVEWTMQQPVDRWRSTQQLVEWRRSTQQLVEWRRSTQQLVEWRRSTQRRRRGWMPAFLKPAMMFAGVTAFSWACLRTEENCFLPITMSPLTRPMRLARVLNTAFSGLKMLMSSGWSM